The following coding sequences are from one Epinephelus fuscoguttatus linkage group LG7, E.fuscoguttatus.final_Chr_v1 window:
- the LOC125891392 gene encoding oxysterol-binding protein-related protein 2-like, which yields MNNEDEFFDAVTGLDSDESYEGVSEASFQDALVFDSSSQKNNGSVPQENGIKKHRTSLPAPMFSRRTISVWSILKKCIGMELSKITMPIVFNEPLSFLQRITEYMEHTYLINRASSLPDSIERMRAVAAFAVSAVASQWDRTGKPFNPLLGETYELIREDQGYRLVSEQVSHHPPVSAFHAESLVGDFVFHGSIYPKLKFWGKSIEAEPRGTITLELLKHNEAYTWSNPSCCIHNVIVGKLWIEQYGTVEIVNHSTGDKCVLTFKACGMFDKELHKVEGYIQDKNKKKHCVIYGKWTECMWSVDPQAYEAHRKSEKKGDIKKNKHEEQEGAENDDADDMPEIQETVSVVPGSTLLWRIDSRPGHSAMMYNFTNFAMSLNELEPGMEAILASTDCRFRPDIRAMENGNMDEASREKERLEEKQRAARKERAKNEEEWSTRWFQLGTNPYTNAPGWLYTGGYFNRNYKDLPDIY from the exons ATGAACAATGAGGATGAGTTCTTCGACGCCGTCACAG GCCTGGATTCGGACGAGTCGTATGAAGGGGTGTCGGAGGCCAGTTTCCAAGATGCGCTTGTGTTTGACAGCAGCAGTCAGAAGAACAATGGATCGGTGCCACAGGAGAACGGCATCAAGAAACACAG gACGTCATTACCTGCACCCATGTTTTCCAGAAGAACCATCAGTGTCTGGAGTATCCTGAAAAAATGCATCGGAATG GAACTCTCGAAGATCACGATGCCCATTGTCTTCAACGAGCCTCTGAGCTTCCTGCAGAGAATCACAGAATACATGGAACACACTTACCTCATCAACAGAGCCAGCTCGCTGCCTGACTCCATAGAACGCATGCgg GCAGTAGCTGCTTTTGCTGTGTCAGCAGTTGCGTCTCAGTGGGACCGAACTGGAAAACCCTTCAACCCTCTGCTGGGAGAGACCTATGAGCTCatcag AGAGGATCAGGGTTACCGGCTGGTATCGGAGCAGGTATCCCATCATCCCCCAGTCAGTGCCTTCCATGCAGAAAGTCTGGTCGGGGACTTTGTCTTCCACGGCTCCATCTACCCCAAACTCAAGTTCTGGGGGAAGAGTATTGAGGCTGAGCCTAGAGGGACCATCACACTAGAGCTACTCAA GCACAATGAGGCATACACATGGAGTAACCCTTCCTGCTGCATACACAACGTCATTGTGGGAAAACTATGGATAGAGCAGTATGGCACAGTGGAAATCGTCAACCACAG CACTGGAGACAAGTGCGTGTTGACTTTTAAGGCCTGTGGGATGTTTGACAAAGAGCTGCACAAAGTGGAGGGATACATCCAGGATAAGAA TAAAAAGAAGCACTGTGTCATCTACGGGAAGTGGACCGAGTGCATGTGGAGCGTGGACCCTCAGGCCTACGAGGCTCACAGGAAGTCAGAGAAGAAAGGAGACATCAAAAAGAACAAACAT GAGGAGCAAGAGGGAGCGGAGAACGATGACGCAGACGACATGCCTGAAATCCAGGAGACAGTCTCCGTTGTGCCAGGAAGTACTCTGCTGTGGAGGATAGACTCCAGACCGGGGCACTCTGCCATG ATGTACAACTTCACCAACTTTGCAATGTCGCTCAATGAGCTGGAGCCCGGCATGGAGGCCATCTTGGCGTCCACAGACTGTCGCTTCAGGCCTGACATCAGAGCCATGGAGAATGGCAACATGG ACGAGGCCAGtagggagaaggagagactggaggagaaacagagagcTGCCAGAAAGGAGAGAGCCAAGAATGAGGAGGAGTGGTCTACTAG GTGGTTCCAGCTGGGCACAAATCCGTACACCAACGCCCCAGGCTGGCTGTATACCGGAGGCTACTTCAATAGGAACTACAAAGACCTGCCTGATATCTACTGA